One stretch of Nicotiana tabacum cultivar K326 chromosome 18, ASM71507v2, whole genome shotgun sequence DNA includes these proteins:
- the LOC142172777 gene encoding uncharacterized protein LOC142172777, translated as MEEHIWWKVGRGGVNFWFDNWTKQGPLCSKLEGVMVQQNIQVFEVYRNGQWDWSKLIPHPPNFIKEMVFSTTLNVSQQAHDTPIWTCSENGKFSTVFAWNLFRQKRHISQFDKRIWHNDVPYNMAFLTWKATHGRIPTDDKVSKFGMVPEVETVEHLFSNGRYAQQVWGFFAGRIGIPYKNTSLGTLLSTVGISEPATPSPLMSLKLCLQLFYGSCGDQDAAPSMNQKIQHSIDPSH; from the exons ATGGAAGAACATATCTGGTGGAAGGTAGGAAGAGGGGGTGTTAAtttttggtttgataattggACTAAACAAGGCCCTTTATGCAGCAAATTGGAAGGTGTGATGGTTCAGCAAAATATTCAAGTTTTTGAGGTGTATAGAAATGGACAATGGGACTGGTCCAAACTCATACCTCACCCTCCCAATTTTATCAAAGAGATGGTATTCAGTACCACATTGAATGTTTCCCAGCAAGCACATGATACACCAATCTGGACTTGCTCAGAGAATGGAAAATTTTCTACTGTTTTTGCATGGAACCTTTTTAGACAAAAAAGACATATATCCCAATTTGATAAAAGAATATGGCATAATGATGTTCCATATAATATGGCCTTTCTTACATGGAAAGCAACCCATGGCAGAATCCCAACTGATGACAAGGTTTCAAAATTTG GTATGGTTCCTGAAGTGGAGACAGTTGAACACCTCTTTTCCAATGGCCGATATGCTCAACAAGTATGGGGATTCTTTGCAGGAAGGATTGGTATCCCATACAAAAATACATCCCTCGGAACTTTGTTGTCAACTGTTGGAATTTCAGAACCAGCAACTCCATCACCTCTTATGTCACTAAAATTATGCCTCCAATTATTCTATGGGAGTTGTGGAGATCAAGATGCAGCTCCAAGTATGAATCAGAAAATCCAGCACTCAATAGATCCATCTCATTGA
- the LOC142172778 gene encoding uncharacterized protein LOC142172778, whose amino-acid sequence MEEHIWWKVGRGGVNFWFDNWTKQGPLCSKLEGVMVQQNIQVFEVYRNGQWDWSKLIPHPPNFIKEMVFSTTLNVSQQAHDTPIWTCSENGKFSTVFAWNLFRQKRHISQFDKRIWHNDVPYNMAFLTWKATHGRIPTDDKVSKFGMVPEVETVEHLFSNGRYAQQVWGFFAGKIGIPYKNTSLGTLLSTVGISEPATPSPLMSLKLCLQLFYGSCGDQDAAPSMNQKIQHSIDPSH is encoded by the exons ATGGAAGAACATATCTGGTGGAAGGTAGGAAGAGGGGGTGTTAAtttttggtttgataattggACTAAACAAGGCCCTTTATGCAGCAAATTGGAAGGTGTGATGGTTCAGCAAAATATTCAAGTTTTTGAGGTGTATAGAAATGGACAATGGGACTGGTCCAAACTCATACCTCACCCTCCCAATTTTATCAAAGAGATGGTATTCAGTACCACATTGAATGTTTCCCAGCAAGCACATGATACACCAATCTGGACTTGCTCAGAGAATGGAAAATTTTCTACTGTTTTTGCATGGAACCTTTTTAGACAAAAAAGACATATATCCCAATTTGATAAAAGAATATGGCATAATGATGTTCCATATAATATGGCCTTTCTTACATGGAAAGCAACCCATGGCAGAATCCCAACTGATGACAAGGTTTCAAAATTTG GTATGGTTCCTGAAGTGGAGACAGTTGAACACCTCTTTTCCAATGGCCGATATGCTCAACAAGTATGGGGCTTCTTTGCAGGAAAGATTGGTATCCCATACAAAAATACATCCCTCGGAACTTTGTTGTCAACTGTTGGAATTTCAGAACCAGCAACTCCATCACCTCTTATGTCACTAAAATTATGCCTCCAATTATTCTATGGGAGTTGTGGAGATCAAGATGCAGCTCCAAGTATGAATCAGAAAATCCAGCACTCAATAGATCCATCTCATTGA